One Bifidobacterium angulatum DSM 20098 = JCM 7096 DNA window includes the following coding sequences:
- the dusB gene encoding tRNA dihydrouridine synthase DusB yields MATNEETIDVHEGCRVGENPCSPQHSQHAASHRIAPVKLGNIDVPTPVVLSPMAGVTNWPFRVLCEQYGPSGLYVAEMITARALVARNPKALRLCRFDPSERVRSLQLYGVNPAIVEQAAKIVVDENMADHVDLNFGCPVPKVTRRGGGSALPWKTDLLQEIISRVVKVCSAANIPVTAKFRVGIDHEHETFLQAGHIAQEEGCAAVTLHARTTAEYYGGHSDWTRIAELKQELDIPVFGNGDIWGADDALAMIDQTGCDGVAIGRGCQGRPWLFADIKHAFEGSTQRINPTLGEVCAVIERHAELLTRFYDGDERMAVHDLRKHVAWYLKGFPVGGSTRKAFMECESLDDVRREIGRLDPNMVFPQRVVDKPRGRVRFAKKVHVPYGWLESRTTTHEERETLFGDDPMDAGY; encoded by the coding sequence GTGGCAACCAACGAAGAAACAATCGACGTGCATGAAGGCTGCCGAGTAGGGGAGAACCCCTGTTCGCCGCAGCATTCGCAGCATGCCGCTTCGCACCGGATCGCGCCGGTGAAACTCGGCAACATCGACGTGCCCACGCCCGTGGTGCTTTCGCCCATGGCCGGGGTGACGAACTGGCCATTCCGTGTGCTGTGCGAACAGTACGGACCCAGCGGCCTGTACGTTGCGGAGATGATCACCGCACGCGCACTGGTCGCACGCAACCCCAAGGCGTTGCGCCTATGCCGCTTCGACCCGAGCGAGCGGGTGCGCTCGCTGCAGCTGTACGGCGTGAACCCGGCCATTGTGGAGCAGGCGGCGAAGATCGTGGTCGATGAGAACATGGCCGATCATGTCGATCTGAACTTCGGCTGCCCGGTGCCCAAGGTCACCCGTCGTGGCGGCGGATCCGCGCTGCCATGGAAAACCGACCTGCTGCAGGAGATCATCAGCCGCGTGGTGAAGGTATGCTCTGCGGCGAATATTCCCGTAACGGCGAAATTCCGCGTCGGCATCGACCATGAGCATGAGACGTTCCTTCAGGCCGGGCATATCGCCCAGGAGGAGGGGTGCGCCGCCGTGACGCTGCACGCCCGCACCACCGCCGAATACTATGGCGGGCATTCCGATTGGACCCGCATCGCCGAATTGAAGCAGGAGCTTGACATCCCCGTGTTCGGCAACGGCGATATCTGGGGTGCGGACGATGCGCTGGCCATGATCGACCAGACCGGTTGCGACGGCGTGGCCATCGGCCGTGGCTGCCAGGGCCGCCCGTGGCTGTTCGCCGACATCAAGCATGCGTTCGAAGGCTCCACGCAGCGGATCAACCCCACACTGGGCGAGGTCTGTGCGGTGATCGAACGTCATGCCGAACTGCTGACCCGCTTCTACGACGGCGACGAGCGCATGGCCGTGCACGATCTGCGCAAGCACGTCGCGTGGTATCTGAAGGGCTTCCCCGTGGGCGGTTCCACGCGCAAGGCGTTCATGGAATGCGAGTCGCTTGACGATGTGCGCCGCGAGATCGGCCGGCTCGATCCGAACATGGTGTTCCCGCAGCGTGTGGTGGACAAGCCTCGCGGTCGCGTGCGTTTCGCCAAGAAGGTGCATGTGC
- a CDS encoding glycine--tRNA ligase: protein MAQSKLDEVVSLAKRRGFVFPAGEIYGGTRSAWDYGPLGVALKDNIKREWWRSMVVTRGDVVGVDTSIILPTPVWVASGHVAVFNDPLVECLNCHKRQRSDKLEESYAEKHGDKLPENGMADIACPDCGTLGKWTEPRDFNMMLRTHLGPVEDENSLHYLRPETAQGIFVDFKNVMTSSRKKPPFGIANMGKSFRNEITPGNFIFRTREFEQMEMEFFVKPGEDEAWHQYWIDARTQWYLDLGVKPENLRHYEHPKEKLAHYSKRTVDIEYKFGFQGSDWGELEGVANRTDFDLSAHAKHSGEDLSYFNQATGEKYVPYVIEPAAGLTRSLMCFLVDAYDVDEAPNTKGGVDKRTVLHLDPRLAPVKAAVLPLSKKPDLQNVAQKLAADLRQHEWMIDYDEAGAIGRRYRREDEIGTPLCVTVDFDTLDDQAVTIRERDTMQQERVSLDKVADYVAERIGEKRVSVPQMPVEMGGEAWPDSVHIAEAGGLY, encoded by the coding sequence GTGGCTCAGTCCAAACTCGATGAAGTAGTATCCCTTGCCAAGCGTCGCGGCTTCGTGTTCCCCGCCGGCGAAATCTACGGTGGAACCCGTTCCGCCTGGGATTATGGCCCTCTCGGCGTTGCGCTGAAGGACAACATCAAGCGCGAATGGTGGCGTTCCATGGTCGTCACCCGTGGCGACGTGGTGGGCGTGGATACCTCCATCATCCTGCCGACCCCCGTGTGGGTCGCATCCGGCCACGTGGCCGTCTTCAACGATCCGCTGGTGGAATGCCTCAACTGCCATAAGCGCCAGCGTTCTGACAAGCTTGAGGAAAGCTACGCCGAGAAGCATGGCGACAAGCTGCCCGAAAACGGCATGGCCGACATCGCCTGCCCCGACTGCGGCACCCTTGGCAAGTGGACCGAACCGCGCGACTTCAATATGATGCTGCGCACCCATCTCGGTCCGGTCGAAGACGAGAACTCCCTGCACTACCTGCGCCCCGAAACCGCACAGGGCATCTTCGTGGACTTCAAGAACGTCATGACCTCCTCCCGTAAGAAGCCGCCGTTCGGCATCGCCAACATGGGCAAGTCCTTCCGTAACGAGATCACCCCGGGCAACTTCATCTTCCGCACCCGCGAGTTCGAGCAGATGGAGATGGAATTCTTCGTCAAGCCCGGTGAGGACGAAGCCTGGCACCAGTACTGGATCGACGCACGCACCCAGTGGTATCTCGACCTGGGCGTCAAGCCGGAGAATCTGCGCCACTACGAGCACCCGAAGGAGAAGCTCGCCCACTATTCGAAGCGCACCGTCGACATCGAATACAAGTTCGGCTTCCAAGGCTCCGACTGGGGCGAGCTCGAAGGCGTGGCCAACCGCACCGACTTCGACCTATCCGCTCATGCCAAGCACTCCGGCGAGGATCTGAGCTACTTCAACCAGGCCACCGGCGAAAAGTACGTGCCGTACGTCATCGAGCCGGCCGCCGGCCTGACCCGTTCTCTCATGTGCTTCCTGGTCGACGCCTACGACGTCGACGAGGCGCCGAACACCAAGGGCGGCGTCGACAAGCGCACCGTGCTGCACCTCGACCCGCGCCTGGCTCCGGTCAAGGCCGCCGTGCTGCCGTTGAGCAAGAAGCCCGACCTGCAGAACGTGGCACAGAAGCTCGCCGCCGATCTGCGCCAGCACGAGTGGATGATCGACTACGACGAGGCAGGCGCCATCGGCCGCCGCTACCGCCGTGAAGACGAGATCGGCACCCCGCTGTGCGTCACCGTGGACTTCGACACCCTGGACGATCAGGCCGTCACCATCCGCGAACGCGACACCATGCAGCAGGAGCGCGTCAGCCTCGACAAGGTGGCCGACTACGTTGCCGAGCGCATCGGCGAAAAGCGCGTCAGCGTGCCGCAGATGCCGGTCGAAATGGGCGGCGAGGCATGGCCGGATTCCGTCCACATCGCCGAAGCCGGCGGTCTGTACTGA